One part of the Dyadobacter sp. 676 genome encodes these proteins:
- a CDS encoding sugar transferase, whose translation MELAGTTTEMAAAGKTYLARFRVIYVHTDFQEYLRFAERFEEYLQVEYFDTPAGALEALRESYPADVIVAHDRSGGLELLDIIRGSAGFGNIPFVLLVDRIDRQAIDVARSKRADDIFSVRFEDGDLITRIRYFKKRQWYVANKASQKIGSRSHKTPLWKRAIDIATTGTAVILLLPVFIIVAILIKLDSKGPVFYKSKRVGSGYRIFDLYKFRTMRTDADQLIRKMAAFNMYSRSEPVAQIETQGLCDECRAGNECKNLLFHDGKEICEKLYHFQKEQKAAFMKFQNDPRITRLGRFLRNSSIDELPQLLNILKGDMSLVGNRPLPLYEAEKMTTDDKILRFAGPAGLTGLWQVTKRGKGQADMTEEERTRLDITYAREFSFRMDMEIILKTFPALLQSENV comes from the coding sequence ATGGAACTGGCCGGCACAACGACAGAAATGGCAGCGGCGGGGAAAACCTACCTTGCCCGGTTCAGGGTTATTTACGTTCATACCGACTTCCAGGAATATCTGCGGTTCGCGGAACGCTTTGAGGAATATCTCCAGGTGGAATATTTCGATACGCCGGCGGGCGCGCTGGAAGCATTGAGAGAAAGTTATCCCGCCGATGTGATCGTTGCGCACGACCGGAGCGGAGGCCTGGAACTGCTGGACATCATCCGCGGCAGCGCCGGCTTTGGGAATATCCCTTTCGTGTTACTGGTCGACAGGATCGACCGCCAGGCGATCGATGTGGCCCGCAGCAAGCGTGCCGACGATATATTCTCGGTCCGTTTCGAGGACGGCGACCTCATTACCCGCATCAGGTATTTCAAAAAGCGCCAATGGTACGTTGCCAACAAAGCGTCGCAGAAAATCGGCTCGCGAAGCCATAAAACGCCGCTTTGGAAAAGGGCGATCGATATCGCGACTACGGGAACGGCAGTGATCCTGCTGCTTCCGGTATTCATTATCGTAGCCATTCTGATAAAGCTGGATTCGAAAGGCCCCGTGTTTTACAAATCCAAACGGGTAGGAAGCGGTTACCGGATTTTCGACCTGTATAAGTTCAGGACCATGCGGACAGACGCCGACCAGCTGATCCGTAAAATGGCCGCGTTCAATATGTATTCGAGGTCCGAACCGGTAGCCCAGATCGAAACGCAGGGGCTTTGCGACGAATGCCGGGCGGGCAACGAATGCAAAAACCTGCTTTTTCATGACGGTAAGGAGATCTGCGAAAAGCTGTACCATTTTCAGAAGGAGCAAAAGGCGGCGTTCATGAAGTTCCAGAACGATCCGCGCATTACCCGTCTGGGCCGGTTTCTCCGGAATTCGAGTATCGACGAACTGCCGCAGTTGCTCAACATCCTCAAAGGCGATATGTCGCTGGTGGGGAATCGCCCGTTGCCCCTGTACGAGGCCGAAAAAATGACCACGGACGATAAAATACTGCGTTTCGCAGGTCCCGCCGGGCTTACCGGCCTGTGGCAGGTCACCAAGCGCGGCAAGGGCCAGGCCGATATGACGGAAGAGGAGCGTACCCGGCTGGATATTACTTATGCCCGCGAATTCTCCTTCAGAATGGATATGGAGATCATCCTGAAAACATTTCCGGCGCTGCTGCAGTCGGAGAATGTCTGA
- a CDS encoding lipopolysaccharide biosynthesis protein, which yields MTEVVQFLRLLQRNKLALILVPLITVIVCYFLVRRLPDTYESHARIATGLVDKTDQVVTRARDEQDQQIARKFESLIQVMRLKRTLDQVSYRLILNDLKGSKDSTWREPVRELEEMGKAEKARAMALIGEKYRKREELFLWKPEEKKLNDIIVDMGYGANALREKLIIYRTGVSDYIDVEYEAEHPDLAAYVVNTLAQEFISDNSSRVVGNNKRTIDFLHSFMQRKLDVLNERMNTLKNFKIQNRVLNLNEQAKSIYGQMADFETRRQIAQKDIIAYTAAIGNIDKRFNPTERKYFESALTDINQKIIATKSNLKALNERYILSNFDSRIKFSLDSLRSRLSEEIDEAADKYAYNPMAVKQDLVTQKLGMEISLELARNSVSSIQAELDRLNRKFDGLVPNEAKIQEFETSIDIASKEYIEALQRYNEASLEFSFPVYLRLIERAMPGEVQASKKMVLVILSGVISFTFCVFVFFILFYLDKSIRYPLQLANETGKPVLGYLNALDKDSNLSLSGMNASDDKSVRLYKNLVRSIRYELDNEMADPKIIAVTSLGYDVGKTAFVIALAWAFSKINKTVLIIDGNFGQPDISRLNPDSTPFENFIKSNNLPEAMRGQISILGAKPGDISVLELAEEKVIGERLQALKARFDIVLIETDSLMAMNRAKEWVMFSDLVVAVFAAGRSIGPGDQSKIQYLNGLHGKFAGWVLTNTGDIPEQAGKVAKPVEA from the coding sequence ATGACCGAGGTTGTACAGTTTTTGAGGTTGTTGCAAAGGAATAAGCTCGCGCTGATCCTCGTTCCGCTGATTACCGTCATCGTCTGCTATTTCCTCGTGAGACGGCTGCCGGACACCTACGAATCGCACGCCCGCATCGCCACGGGGCTGGTCGACAAGACCGACCAGGTGGTAACACGCGCCAGGGATGAGCAGGACCAGCAGATCGCACGCAAGTTCGAGAGCCTGATCCAGGTAATGCGTCTGAAGAGAACCCTAGATCAGGTATCCTACCGGTTGATCCTTAACGATTTGAAAGGCTCGAAAGACTCAACCTGGCGCGAGCCGGTGCGCGAACTGGAAGAGATGGGCAAGGCGGAAAAAGCCAGGGCCATGGCGCTCATCGGCGAGAAATACCGGAAACGGGAGGAGCTGTTCCTGTGGAAGCCGGAGGAGAAAAAGCTTAACGACATTATCGTGGACATGGGCTACGGAGCCAATGCGCTTCGCGAGAAGCTGATTATTTACCGCACGGGGGTAAGCGACTATATCGATGTCGAATACGAAGCGGAACACCCCGATCTGGCTGCCTATGTGGTCAATACGCTTGCGCAGGAGTTCATTTCGGACAATTCGTCACGCGTGGTGGGCAACAACAAAAGAACCATCGACTTTCTTCACAGTTTTATGCAACGGAAGCTCGATGTGCTGAACGAGCGGATGAATACTTTGAAAAATTTTAAAATCCAAAACCGGGTGCTTAACCTGAACGAGCAGGCCAAGAGCATTTACGGGCAAATGGCTGATTTTGAGACCCGCCGACAGATTGCGCAGAAGGACATTATCGCCTATACGGCCGCTATCGGCAATATCGACAAGCGTTTCAATCCCACGGAACGCAAGTACTTCGAAAGCGCGCTCACCGACATTAACCAGAAGATTATCGCCACCAAAAGCAACCTGAAAGCCCTGAACGAGCGCTACATTTTGAGCAATTTCGACAGTCGCATCAAATTCAGCCTCGATTCGCTGCGCAGCCGGCTATCGGAGGAAATCGATGAGGCTGCGGATAAATACGCCTACAATCCGATGGCTGTTAAACAAGACCTGGTAACGCAGAAACTGGGCATGGAGATTTCGCTCGAATTGGCCAGGAACAGCGTATCGTCCATCCAGGCCGAGCTCGATCGCCTTAACCGAAAGTTCGACGGGCTGGTGCCCAACGAGGCGAAAATCCAGGAATTCGAAACTTCGATCGACATCGCCAGCAAAGAATATATCGAGGCGTTACAGCGCTACAACGAAGCCAGCCTGGAATTCAGTTTCCCCGTATACCTCCGCCTGATCGAACGTGCGATGCCCGGCGAAGTCCAGGCGTCGAAGAAAATGGTCCTGGTGATCCTGTCCGGGGTGATCAGCTTCACATTCTGCGTATTCGTGTTCTTTATCCTTTTCTACCTCGACAAATCGATCCGCTACCCGTTACAGCTGGCGAACGAAACCGGCAAGCCTGTACTGGGGTATCTGAATGCGTTGGATAAGGATTCGAACCTCAGCCTGTCGGGAATGAATGCATCGGACGACAAGTCTGTCAGGCTCTATAAAAACCTGGTGCGGTCCATTCGGTACGAGCTCGATAACGAAATGGCCGATCCCAAGATCATTGCAGTTACGAGCCTGGGCTATGACGTGGGCAAAACGGCGTTTGTGATCGCATTGGCATGGGCATTTTCCAAAATCAATAAGACCGTACTGATCATCGACGGTAACTTCGGCCAGCCGGACATTTCCCGGCTGAACCCGGATAGTACGCCATTTGAAAATTTCATAAAATCAAACAACCTGCCGGAGGCGATGCGGGGCCAGATCAGCATCCTCGGCGCGAAGCCCGGCGACATCTCGGTGCTCGAACTGGCCGAAGAGAAAGTGATCGGCGAGCGGTTGCAGGCATTGAAAGCCCGTTTCGACATTGTCCTTATTGAAACCGATTCGCTGATGGCCATGAACCGCGCCAAGGAATGGGTGATGTTCTCGGATTTGGTGGTTGCGGTTTTCGCGGCGGGACGGTCGATAGGACCGGGAGACCAGTCGAAGATTCAGTATCTCAACGGCTTGCATGGAAAATTTGCTGGTTGGGTATTGACCAACACCGGGGATATTCCCGAACAGGCCGGAAAGGTGGCTAAACCCGTGGAAGCATGA
- a CDS encoding TolC family protein: MPIKYAALGLLLLCSVPSARAQESLSKDVDYAYLDKLIAICKANYPKIKMYQAHVDAAETGVRKAKLSYFDIFNFSYLYNPKNNGTPVSASFPFTYQFGFFVNIGAILQKPALVKQARSELASAEYDKQSFDLNMEAEVKKRYFTYIQKKAVYRVRSNAALDVESMLDHVKKRFETGQETLEKYNQVLIMQTDHAQNLLNSESEVLVAKSSLEELLGQKLEDIK; this comes from the coding sequence ATGCCGATTAAATATGCCGCTTTGGGGCTCCTGCTTTTATGCTCGGTCCCGAGCGCCCGTGCCCAGGAATCTTTGAGCAAAGACGTCGATTATGCCTACCTCGACAAGCTGATCGCGATCTGCAAGGCCAATTATCCGAAGATCAAGATGTACCAGGCACATGTCGACGCGGCTGAAACGGGCGTCAGAAAAGCGAAGCTTTCCTATTTCGATATCTTCAATTTCTCCTACCTGTACAATCCAAAAAATAACGGAACGCCGGTATCCGCCTCATTTCCTTTTACTTATCAGTTTGGTTTTTTCGTCAATATCGGGGCCATATTGCAAAAGCCGGCATTGGTGAAGCAGGCCCGGAGCGAGCTTGCCTCTGCGGAGTACGACAAGCAGTCGTTCGACCTGAATATGGAAGCCGAGGTGAAGAAGCGCTATTTTACCTATATCCAGAAAAAAGCGGTGTACCGCGTGCGCTCGAATGCCGCGCTCGATGTCGAAAGTATGCTCGACCATGTGAAAAAGCGCTTCGAAACGGGACAGGAGACATTGGAGAAGTATAACCAGGTGCTCATCATGCAAACCGACCACGCACAGAACCTGCTGAATTCCGAAAGCGAGGTACTGGTTGCCAAGAGCAGCCTGGAAGAATTGTTGGGACAAAAACTAGAAGATATCAAATGA
- a CDS encoding response regulator transcription factor codes for MDDRRNLLIIDDEPSITKILEHFLKKDFNVVIKSDGSEGMLWLEEGNQADLIIADLHMPNLSGKEFLKVAKASNLYSEIPIIILSGSDESSERIQCLNLGADDFMVKPFNPMEVHAKINAVLRRSKRFS; via the coding sequence ATGGACGATAGAAGGAATCTGCTGATTATAGACGACGAACCCAGCATAACCAAAATACTGGAACATTTTCTTAAAAAAGATTTCAATGTAGTGATCAAAAGCGACGGTTCCGAAGGGATGTTGTGGCTCGAAGAAGGCAACCAGGCCGACCTCATCATCGCAGATCTCCATATGCCGAATCTGAGCGGCAAGGAATTTCTGAAAGTAGCGAAAGCGAGTAATCTCTATTCGGAAATACCGATTATTATCCTTTCCGGCTCCGACGAAAGCAGCGAGCGCATCCAATGCCTCAATCTGGGAGCGGACGATTTCATGGTCAAGCCTTTCAACCCAATGGAGGTGCACGCCAAAATCAATGCCGTATTGCGGCGCAGCAAACGCTTTTCCTAA
- a CDS encoding acyltransferase has translation MSLPDQIRSSPGLKKFVHWMLVPTNQARPRWWVRVFLNRFFHHKGKNVVIRRRVRMDVLPFNPFSIGDNSMIEDFSTINNGVGAVHIGANSLVGLGNVIIGPVTIGNDVILAQHIVVSGLNHNYQDIRQPIHKQGVSIAPIVIGDECWIGANAVVTAGVTIGRHSVVAAGAVVTKDIPPYSVAVGNPARIIKRYDPGHEDWAKIS, from the coding sequence ATGTCCTTACCTGACCAAATCCGGAGCAGTCCGGGACTGAAAAAATTTGTCCACTGGATGCTGGTCCCGACCAATCAGGCGCGGCCCAGGTGGTGGGTCCGGGTTTTCCTGAACCGCTTTTTTCATCATAAGGGCAAAAATGTCGTCATCCGCAGGCGGGTCAGAATGGATGTGCTGCCATTCAATCCGTTTTCGATCGGCGATAATTCGATGATCGAAGATTTCAGCACAATCAACAATGGCGTGGGGGCGGTACACATCGGCGCCAACTCCCTGGTCGGCCTGGGCAATGTCATAATCGGTCCGGTGACAATCGGCAACGACGTGATCCTCGCGCAGCATATCGTTGTCAGCGGCCTCAACCACAACTACCAGGACATCCGGCAACCCATTCATAAACAAGGCGTAAGCATAGCCCCGATCGTCATCGGGGACGAATGCTGGATCGGCGCCAACGCCGTTGTCACCGCAGGCGTTACCATTGGCCGGCATTCGGTGGTAGCGGCCGGGGCCGTCGTGACGAAGGATATCCCGCCGTACTCGGTCGCTGTCGGAAACCCGGCGCGCATTATCAAACGGTACGATCCCGGACACGAGGACTGGGCAAAAATTTCCTGA